Proteins co-encoded in one Phycodurus eques isolate BA_2022a chromosome 14, UOR_Pequ_1.1, whole genome shotgun sequence genomic window:
- the map4k5 gene encoding mitogen-activated protein kinase kinase kinase kinase 5 isoform X7, producing MVKECMHHNIVAYFGSYLCREKLWICMEYCGGGSLQDIYHVTGPLSEMQIAYVGRETLQGLGYLHTKGKMHRDIKGANILLTNDGDVKLADFGVAAKITATIAKRKSFIGTPYWMAPEVAAVEKNGGYNQLCDIWAVGITSIELAELQPPMFDLHPMRALFLMSKSSFQPPKLKDKNKWSAAFHNFVKVSLTKNPKKRPTAEKLLSHVYVAQTGLTRRLAVDLLDRMNNPDNHQHYSEADDDDLEPLSVVRHTIRSTNKHARAERTRSEMASNNWTEQGGPRSPQGSQAVDKLQFEPPLRKETEAHSEMDVSKDNDFPSPWSPFAEGGITARSLLKSVEDELFQRGHVAHLQDAFDEVELSTLKPGYPPPRPPKPPLHCHYEEAGGHNDERSLTVRRFPNVENGPGQAARRRSTPEHCNKTGRASPDYLSVSVSSPGLLSHASDQAVSKCECKDDDSDGSVNGDSPKPAPHRLCRKLKKDFPKPAINGLPPTPKVLMGACFSKVFDGCPLKINCATSWIHPDTKDQYLIFGTEDGIYTLNLNELHEATMEQLFPRKCTWLYVINNNLMSLSGKNFQLYSHNLIGLFEQLKKPGLAAQFQTHRFPDKILPRRFALTTKIPDTKGCHKCCIVRNPYTGHKYLCGALQSGIVLLQWYEPMQRFMLIKHFDFPLPSPLKVFEMLVVPEQEYPLLCVAISQGDEPGQVVRFETINLNSCSSWFTEMGASNQQVDAIHVTQLERDTVLVCLDQNLKIVNLQGKLKSNKKLASELSFDFGIGSVVCLQDSVLAFWKHGMQGKSFKSNEVTQEICDPSRVFRLLGSDRVVVLESRPTDNPTALSNLYILAGHENSY from the exons ATGGTGAAGGAATGCATGCACCACAACATCGTGGCCTACTTCGGGAGCTACCTCTG TCGAGAGAAGCTGTGGATATGCATGGAGTACTGCGGTGGGGGATCCCTGCAGGATATTTATCatg TGACAGGTCCTCTGTCGGAGATGCAAATTGCGTATGTCGGCCGGGAGACTTTACAG GGTTTGGGATACCTGCACACAAAGGGAAAAATGCATCGTGATAttaag gGCGCCAACATACTTCTGACAAACGACGGAGACGTCAAGTTGG ccGACTTTGGCGTCGCAGCAAAAATAACAGCCACCATCGCCAAGAGAAAGTCCTTCATCGGGACACCTTACTG GATGGCTCCGGAGGTGGCTGCGGTGGAGAAGAACGGTGGCTACAACCAGCTGTGCGACATCTGGGCGGTGGGCATCACGTCCATCGAGCTGGCTGAGTTGCAGCCCCCCATGTTTGACCTGCACCCCATGAG GGCCTTGTTTCTTATGTCAAAGAGCAGCTTCCAGCCGCCCAAgctaaaagacaaaaacaaatg GTCTGCTGCTTTCCACAACTTTGTCAAAGTGTCCCTGACCAAAAACCCCAAGAAGAGACCCACAGCAGAGAAACTCCTTTCG CACGTGTATGTGGCACAGACGGGCTTGACGAGGCGGCTTGCTGTTGACCTCCTGGACAGGATGAACAACCCCGACAACCATCAGCATTACAGCGAGGCGGACGACGACGACCTCGAG CCCCTCTCTGTGGTCCGACACACCATCCGCTCCACCAACAAGCATGCCCGGGCCGAGAGGACGCGCTCTGAGATGGCCT CAAACAATTGGACAGAGCAAGGAGGGCCGCGATCCCCTCAAGGGAGCCAAGCAG TCGACAAGCTGCAGTTTGAACCGCCGCTGCGGAAGGAAACTGAGGCCCATTCGGAAATG GATGTGAGTAAAGATAATGACTTCCCGTCCCCCTGGAGCCCGTTTGCCGAGGGAGGAATAACAGCCAG GAGTCTCCTCAAAAGCGTTGAGGACGAGTTGTTCCAACG GGGACACGTCGCTCACCTGCAGGACGCCTTTGACGAAGTGGAACT ATCCACACTCAAGCCAGGATATCCTCCTCCTCGGCCCCCGAAG CCCCCGTTGCACTGCCACTATGAGGAGGCGGGGGGCCACAACGACGAGCGCTCGCTTACGGTGCGGCGCTTCCCCAACGTGGAGAACGGTCCAGGCCAGGCTGCGAGACGCCGGAGCACGCCGGAACACTGCAACAAGACCGGGAGAGCCTCGCCGGACTACCTCTCGGTCAGCGTCAGCAGCCCCGGGCTCTTGTCTCATGCCTCAGACCAAG CTGTCAGTAAGTGTGAATGCAAAG ACGACGACTCGGACGGAAGCGTCAATGGCGACAGTCCCAAGCCGGCGCCCCACCGGCTGTGTCGGAAGCTGAAGAAGGATTTTCCT AAACCCGCCATCAATGGCTTGCCGCCCACACCCAAAGTGCTG ATGGGTGCTTGTTTCTCCAAAGTGTTCGACGGGTGTCCTCTGAAGATCAACTGTGCCACATCTTGGATCCATCCGGACACCAAAG ACCAGTACCTGATCTTTGGGACAGAAGATGGCATCTATACGCTCAATCTGAACGAGCTGCATGAGGCCACAATGGAGCAG CTGTTCCCCAGGAAGTGCACGTGGCTGTATGTTATCAACAACAACCTGATGTCTTTATCGG GGAAAAACTTCCAGCTGTACTCCCACAATCTCATCGGGCTCTTTGAGCAGCTGAAGAAACCTGGCTTGGCTGCCCAGTTCCAGACCCACCGCTTCCCGGACAAGATTCTGCCCAG GCGGTTCGCCTTGACGACCAAGATCCCCGACACAAAGGGCTGTCACAAGTGCTGCATCG TGAGGAACCCGTACACAGGCCACAAGTACCTATGTGGAGCGCTGCAGTCTGGCATTGTCCTCCTGCAGTGGTATGAGCCCATGCAGAGGTTTATGCTCATCAAG CACTTTGACTTCCCACTTCCCAGCCCGCTGAAGGTGTTCGAGATGTTGGTGGTGCCTGAACAGGAGTACCCACTTCTGTGCGTGGCCATCAGCCAGGGCGACGAGCCTGGCCAGGTGGTGCGCTTCGAGACCATCAACCTCAACTCCTGCTCTTCCTGGTTCACTGAAATGGGAGCCA GTAATCAGCAGGTGGACGCCATCCATGTCACGCAGCTGGAAAGAGACACCGTGTTGGTGTGTTTGGACC AAAACTTGAAGATCGTTAACCTTCAGGGCAAATTAAAGTCCAACAAGAAGCTGGCGTCTGAGCTCAGTTTTGACTTCGGCATCGGATCAGTTG TGTGCCTGCAGGACAGCGTTCTGGCCTTCTGGAAGCACGGCATGCAGGGCAAGAGCTTCAAATCGAACGAG GTGACGCAGGAGATCTGTGACCCGAGCAGAGTTTTCCGCCTCCTGGGATCCGACAG AGTGGTGGTTCTGGAGAGCCGGCCCACAGACAACCCGACGGCGCTGAGCAACCTCTACATCCTGGCGGGTCACGAGAACAGTTACTGA